From Paenibacillus antri, the proteins below share one genomic window:
- a CDS encoding LuxR C-terminal-related transcriptional regulator: MNMPILATKLYIPLPRTNVVLRKRLLDRLNEGLNRKLTLISASAGFGKTTLVGEWAAGCDRPVAWLSLDAGDNDVTRFFSHLVAALQTVEERMGEGAAHALRTPQPPSYESLMTMLLNDIAAFPRRLALVLDDYHATDDHRIDNALAFLLEHLPPQLHLVIATREDPRLPLSRLRARGQLNELRAADLRFTSEEAAAFLDEGMGLALSAGDIAALETRTEGWITGLQLAALSMRGREDVSAFIRAFAGDNRYIVDYLVEEVLQRQPAPIRRFLLQTSILDRLHGPLCDAVTGMEGSGARLEALERGNFFVVPLDDRRRWYRYHHLFAEVLAAHLASDPPERIATLHRRASAWHERHGSSADAIRHALAAEDFGRAADMVERAWPALRAARQEAAALGWLKALPDELIRRRPVLCVEYAWALLSCGEAAAAEDRLSDAERWLEPAEDGRERPEVVDEAEFARLPAAIALYRAALAQGLGDVPAVIRYARRVLELVPEDDDLPRGAATALLGLASWTSGDLETAYRMFEGGLERVQRAGNVSDAVGGAIALADIRIAQGRLREALRIYERGLQLASEQGGLELRGTADLYVGMSELCRERNDLHAAERHLASSVQSGERAGFPQNRYRRNVAMARIREAQGDPDGALDLLQEADRLYAGDFFPNARPVAALKARLRAGQGRVDEALDWAREQGLSVEDDLSYLREFEHLTLVRVLLARFKSDRSGSDPAMLEAAIGLLERLLQAAEEGGRTGSAIEILVVQALARQMQGDVPAALAALARALSLAEPEGYVRVFADEGRPMAALLEAAAKQGIARSYVRRLLSAFGQEEDRRRTSPGGASEPLSEREREVLRLLRTEWSGPDIARELGVSLNTLRTHTKHIYEKLEVNNRRAAVRRAEELGDF; the protein is encoded by the coding sequence ATGAATATGCCGATCTTGGCCACCAAGTTGTATATCCCCTTGCCGCGGACGAACGTCGTTCTTCGCAAGCGGCTTCTCGATCGTCTGAATGAGGGACTGAACCGGAAGCTAACCCTGATCTCGGCTTCCGCCGGCTTCGGCAAGACGACGTTGGTCGGCGAATGGGCCGCCGGCTGCGATCGACCGGTCGCTTGGCTGTCGCTGGATGCAGGGGATAACGACGTTACGCGCTTCTTCTCGCATCTGGTCGCCGCGCTGCAGACGGTCGAGGAGCGGATGGGAGAAGGCGCGGCTCATGCGCTCCGTACCCCGCAGCCGCCTTCCTACGAATCGCTGATGACGATGCTGCTGAATGACATCGCAGCGTTCCCGCGCCGTCTCGCGCTCGTCCTTGACGACTATCATGCGACGGATGACCATCGGATCGATAATGCCCTCGCCTTCCTGCTGGAGCATCTTCCGCCGCAGCTGCACCTGGTGATCGCCACGCGCGAGGACCCGCGGCTGCCGCTGAGCCGACTGCGCGCCCGGGGCCAATTGAACGAGCTGCGCGCCGCCGACCTGCGCTTTACTTCCGAAGAAGCGGCCGCGTTCCTCGACGAGGGTATGGGATTGGCGCTCTCGGCAGGCGATATCGCCGCGTTGGAGACCCGCACCGAAGGCTGGATTACGGGGCTCCAGCTGGCGGCGCTCTCGATGCGGGGGCGCGAGGACGTCTCCGCGTTCATTCGGGCGTTCGCCGGAGACAATCGGTACATCGTGGACTATTTGGTCGAAGAGGTGCTGCAGCGTCAACCCGCCCCGATTCGGCGCTTCTTGCTCCAGACCTCTATCCTGGACCGGCTGCATGGGCCGCTGTGCGATGCCGTCACCGGCATGGAAGGAAGCGGCGCGCGGTTGGAAGCCTTGGAGCGAGGCAACTTCTTCGTCGTCCCGCTGGACGACAGGCGCCGCTGGTATCGCTATCATCATCTCTTCGCCGAGGTGCTCGCCGCGCATCTCGCCTCCGATCCGCCCGAGCGGATCGCAACGCTGCATCGGCGCGCCAGCGCGTGGCACGAACGGCACGGCTCGTCCGCCGACGCGATCCGCCATGCGCTGGCCGCCGAAGACTTCGGTCGGGCGGCGGACATGGTCGAGCGGGCATGGCCGGCCCTGCGCGCCGCTCGGCAGGAGGCTGCCGCTCTAGGGTGGCTGAAGGCGCTCCCCGACGAGTTGATTCGACGCAGACCGGTGCTCTGCGTCGAGTACGCCTGGGCCTTGTTGTCCTGCGGGGAGGCAGCGGCCGCGGAGGATCGGCTGTCGGACGCCGAGCGGTGGTTGGAGCCGGCGGAAGACGGACGCGAGCGACCGGAAGTCGTGGACGAAGCCGAATTCGCCCGTCTCCCGGCGGCGATCGCGTTGTACCGCGCCGCGCTCGCTCAGGGACTGGGGGATGTTCCCGCCGTCATCCGGTACGCTCGTCGGGTGCTCGAACTCGTGCCCGAGGACGACGATCTCCCGCGAGGGGCGGCGACCGCGCTTCTGGGACTCGCCTCTTGGACGAGCGGGGATCTCGAGACCGCGTACCGGATGTTCGAAGGCGGCTTGGAGCGCGTGCAGCGGGCCGGTAACGTCAGCGACGCCGTCGGAGGCGCGATCGCGCTGGCCGATATTCGGATCGCGCAAGGTCGACTCCGCGAGGCGCTGCGGATTTACGAACGCGGACTGCAGCTTGCGTCGGAGCAGGGCGGGCTCGAGCTGCGGGGAACGGCGGACCTCTACGTGGGGATGAGCGAGCTCTGCCGCGAACGGAACGATCTGCATGCCGCCGAACGACACTTGGCAAGCAGCGTGCAGTCGGGCGAGCGCGCCGGGTTTCCGCAAAATCGGTATCGCCGGAACGTCGCGATGGCCCGCATCCGAGAAGCCCAAGGGGATCCGGACGGCGCGCTCGACCTGCTTCAGGAGGCGGATCGCCTGTATGCGGGCGACTTCTTCCCGAATGCGCGTCCGGTCGCGGCTTTGAAGGCAAGGCTGCGGGCGGGGCAGGGCAGGGTGGACGAAGCTCTGGATTGGGCGCGGGAGCAGGGGTTGTCCGTCGAGGACGACCTTAGCTATCTGCGCGAATTCGAACACCTTACGCTGGTTAGGGTGCTGCTGGCCCGGTTCAAGAGCGACCGTTCGGGTTCGGACCCCGCTATGCTCGAGGCGGCCATAGGTCTTCTCGAGCGCCTGCTCCAAGCGGCGGAAGAAGGCGGGAGGACGGGGAGCGCGATCGAAATCCTCGTCGTGCAGGCGCTTGCCCGTCAGATGCAGGGCGACGTCCCCGCTGCGCTTGCGGCGCTTGCGCGTGCCTTGTCCCTGGCCGAGCCGGAGGGCTACGTTCGCGTCTTCGCGGACGAAGGCCGACCGATGGCCGCCCTGTTGGAAGCGGCCGCGAAGCAGGGGATCGCCCGGAGTTATGTGAGGCGTCTTCTGAGCGCCTTCGGTCAGGAGGAGGACCGAAGGCGGACCTCGCCGGGCGGCGCGAGCGAGCCGCTAAGCGAACGCGAGCGAGAAGTGCTAAGGCTGCTCCGGACCGAATGGAGCGGCCCGGACATCGCTCGCGAGCTCGGGGTGTCCCTGAATACGCTGCGGACTCACACCAAGCACATCTACGAAAAACTCGAGGTCAACAATCGTCGGGCTGCGGTCCGACGAGCGGAGGAGCTCGGTGATTTTTAG
- a CDS encoding MFS transporter: protein MKAKTKQNEFVEHRASATLLMMVIILSSLSAAMTVDMVNPVLGLIGESLQASKAQVSWVVSGIALLLAIGIPLYGRMSDFIELRKLFALAASILSIGSLICALASNLPLLVFGRMVQGAGMSAIPVLSVVAVSKVFAEGKRGAALGVVAGCIGIGTALGPIFGGVVGQAWGWPALFWIAFSLSLLIVVGSVFALPVIRPEIEDGTEQTFDLLGGTLLGLTAGLFLFGVTQGESAGFASFSSYGSLLGSLLAMIGFVLRIRAASKPFVPPALFKNRFYVNSVVVAFLSAFAYFAVLVFVPLLCLEVNGLSPGEAGVTLLPGGAAVALVSPWVGRISDRVGTKSLVVSGLILMGVSTFFLSAFAPGASPLLISAGVMGVGIAFAFVNSPATNSAIGVLRKDLVGAGMGFFQGALYLGAGTGASLIGAFLHARSDAIDPLNPMYRLDAVNYSDSFLAVTIAVIFALIASFGIKNDS, encoded by the coding sequence ATGAAAGCAAAGACGAAACAAAATGAATTCGTAGAACATCGGGCATCCGCAACATTGTTAATGATGGTCATTATCTTGTCTTCCCTGTCGGCTGCAATGACGGTGGATATGGTAAACCCCGTTCTTGGTCTCATTGGCGAATCCTTGCAAGCTTCGAAAGCTCAAGTCAGTTGGGTCGTGAGCGGGATTGCGCTTCTGCTTGCTATTGGGATTCCTCTGTACGGCCGGATGTCGGATTTTATCGAGCTCAGGAAGCTGTTCGCTCTGGCCGCTTCCATATTGAGCATCGGAAGTTTGATCTGCGCCCTTGCTTCCAACCTCCCATTATTAGTGTTCGGGCGGATGGTTCAAGGGGCTGGAATGTCTGCCATACCGGTCTTATCCGTCGTGGCGGTTTCGAAGGTTTTTGCGGAAGGGAAACGTGGCGCCGCCTTAGGAGTTGTTGCAGGTTGTATCGGGATCGGAACGGCCTTAGGACCGATCTTCGGAGGCGTTGTCGGTCAAGCCTGGGGCTGGCCCGCTCTATTTTGGATCGCCTTTAGCCTGTCGCTCCTCATCGTAGTCGGGTCTGTCTTTGCGCTGCCGGTCATTCGACCGGAAATCGAAGATGGTACCGAGCAAACCTTCGATTTGCTAGGCGGTACGCTATTAGGACTTACCGCGGGACTGTTCCTTTTTGGGGTAACGCAAGGGGAAAGCGCCGGCTTCGCCTCATTTTCTTCCTATGGGAGTCTTTTGGGGTCTCTTCTTGCCATGATTGGATTCGTTCTGAGGATTCGCGCGGCGAGCAAGCCTTTCGTACCCCCGGCCCTGTTCAAAAACAGATTTTATGTGAACTCTGTCGTCGTAGCCTTTTTGTCCGCGTTCGCTTATTTTGCGGTCCTAGTTTTCGTTCCGTTGCTGTGTTTGGAGGTGAACGGGCTCAGCCCCGGCGAAGCGGGTGTAACGCTCTTGCCGGGAGGTGCGGCCGTTGCGCTCGTTTCGCCATGGGTCGGCCGAATATCCGACCGCGTCGGAACCAAATCGCTCGTCGTTAGCGGGCTCATCCTGATGGGAGTATCCACCTTTTTCTTGTCCGCCTTTGCCCCGGGGGCATCCCCCCTTCTGATTTCAGCGGGCGTCATGGGGGTAGGAATCGCCTTTGCTTTCGTGAACTCGCCCGCCACGAATTCCGCTATCGGCGTTCTTCGGAAAGACCTGGTCGGAGCGGGGATGGGATTTTTCCAAGGCGCGTTATATCTTGGGGCGGGGACGGGAGCCAGCCTCATCGGAGCGTTCCTGCATGCGCGAAGCGACGCTATCGATCCGTTAAACCCGATGTATCGATTAGATGCCGTTAACTATTCCGATTCATTCCTGGCGGTTACCATCGCTGTGATCTTCGCCCTGATCGCAAGTTTCGGAATAAAGAACGATTCCTGA
- a CDS encoding LLM class flavin-dependent oxidoreductase has translation MTILSVLDLAPVVQGGTAADTFRNTLDLARHAERWGYRRYWLAEHHNMPGIASSATSVVIGYVAAGTSTIRVGSGGIMLPNHAPLVIAEQFGTLESMYPGRIDLGLGRAPGSDQLTARALRRGLDRDGQDFPQLLEELRGFFAPGPGAKSVRAHPGEGLDIPIWLLGSSGFSARLAGELGLPFAFASHFAPDYLLPALELYRSSFRPSEALDKPYAMVGINVVAADTNEEAERLATSHQLAFLNIIRGRTGLLAPPVDSMDPLWSEHEREIVKSQLKYTVTGDADAVREGVAAIARMTQADEIIVAGQIYDHAARLRSFEILADAIGDR, from the coding sequence GTGACCATCTTATCCGTGTTGGACCTAGCGCCTGTCGTACAAGGCGGTACGGCGGCCGACACGTTTCGCAATACGCTCGACCTCGCGCGCCATGCGGAGCGCTGGGGCTATCGCCGCTATTGGCTCGCGGAGCACCATAACATGCCCGGCATCGCCAGCTCCGCGACGTCCGTCGTCATCGGCTACGTCGCAGCCGGTACGTCGACGATTCGCGTCGGCTCCGGAGGCATAATGCTGCCCAACCACGCGCCGCTCGTCATCGCCGAGCAGTTCGGCACGCTCGAATCGATGTATCCCGGACGCATCGATCTCGGACTCGGGCGCGCGCCCGGCTCCGATCAGCTGACGGCGCGCGCGCTTCGCAGAGGCCTAGACCGCGACGGCCAAGATTTCCCGCAGCTGCTCGAAGAGCTGCGCGGGTTTTTCGCGCCCGGTCCGGGCGCGAAGAGCGTGCGGGCGCACCCGGGCGAAGGGCTCGACATTCCGATCTGGCTGCTCGGCTCGAGCGGCTTCAGCGCACGGCTCGCCGGCGAACTCGGTTTGCCGTTCGCGTTCGCCAGCCATTTCGCGCCTGATTACTTGTTGCCCGCGCTGGAGCTATACCGCAGCAGCTTCCGCCCGTCGGAAGCGCTCGACAAACCGTACGCGATGGTCGGGATCAATGTCGTCGCCGCCGATACGAACGAGGAAGCGGAGCGGCTGGCGACGTCGCATCAGCTCGCGTTCCTGAATATTATCCGCGGTCGAACCGGATTGCTCGCCCCGCCGGTCGACTCGATGGATCCCCTCTGGAGCGAACACGAAAGGGAGATCGTCAAGAGCCAGCTGAAGTACACGGTGACGGGCGATGCGGACGCCGTGCGCGAGGGCGTCGCCGCCATCGCGCGGATGACGCAAGCGGACGAAATTATCGTCGCCGGACAAATTTACGACCATGCGGCCCGGCTGCGTTCGTTCGAAATTTTGGCGGACGCGATCGGCGATCGCTAA
- a CDS encoding FMN-dependent NADH-azoreductase, whose protein sequence is MGKLLVINAHAAVDSPSSVSLEVGNRFIENYRKLNSNDSIERIDLYREEIPEVNSTVLSAWGKFASGEALTDEETRVTGRMNEILQQFKSAKKYVIIMPLHNFNIPSRLKDYMDNIMIARETFKYTENGGVGLLTDGRSLLVIQGSGGIYTNNDWYTENEFSHKYLKSMFHFLGVEDYQIIRAQGTNLLDKKDVLNKAKKEAEEAAARLANKVDQGSEISR, encoded by the coding sequence ATGGGAAAACTACTTGTAATCAATGCACATGCCGCTGTGGATTCCCCTTCTTCCGTTAGCCTTGAAGTCGGTAATCGCTTTATTGAAAACTACCGCAAGTTGAATTCCAACGACTCGATCGAGCGAATCGATCTTTATCGCGAAGAAATCCCGGAAGTAAACAGTACGGTTTTAAGTGCTTGGGGTAAATTCGCCTCCGGCGAAGCGTTGACGGACGAAGAAACGCGTGTGACCGGCAGGATGAATGAAATTTTGCAGCAATTCAAAAGCGCGAAAAAATATGTAATTATTATGCCGCTTCACAACTTCAACATCCCTTCCCGACTGAAAGATTACATGGATAACATCATGATCGCCCGAGAGACTTTCAAATATACGGAAAACGGTGGCGTAGGTTTATTGACTGACGGTCGGAGTTTACTCGTGATTCAAGGAAGCGGCGGCATCTATACGAATAACGACTGGTACACAGAAAACGAATTCTCGCACAAGTACCTGAAGTCGATGTTTCACTTCCTCGGCGTCGAGGATTACCAGATTATCCGCGCTCAAGGTACGAACTTGCTAGACAAAAAGGATGTGCTGAATAAAGCAAAAAAAGAAGCCGAAGAAGCGGCAGCGCGTCTAGCGAACAAAGTCGATCAAGGAAGCGAGATTTCCCGATAG
- a CDS encoding Rrf2 family transcriptional regulator, translating into MQYSVGVEYALHCLVYLIPNESTIGIKELAFFQGIPETYLSKIFTKLAKAGIITSVPGVKGGFKLARDPDEISFWDVVEAVEGKKPIFQCQNIKDKGYLYRDRDCSDCTVSTSSCSINLVMLEAEETMQNYLRSKKLSWLEEELDRVLPAQTRKETRAFFAKGNSINERDRKE; encoded by the coding sequence ATGCAATATAGCGTCGGGGTAGAATATGCACTGCATTGTCTAGTTTACTTAATTCCAAACGAATCAACGATTGGTATCAAGGAACTTGCCTTTTTTCAAGGCATTCCAGAGACCTACTTATCCAAGATTTTCACAAAACTTGCCAAGGCGGGAATTATTACGTCGGTTCCTGGGGTTAAAGGCGGATTTAAACTGGCGCGCGACCCAGACGAAATTTCCTTTTGGGATGTGGTCGAGGCCGTGGAGGGAAAGAAGCCGATTTTCCAATGCCAGAACATAAAGGATAAGGGCTATCTATATCGCGATCGCGATTGTTCGGATTGTACAGTATCCACGAGCTCCTGCTCGATTAACTTAGTTATGCTCGAAGCGGAAGAAACCATGCAAAATTATTTGCGAAGCAAGAAGTTGTCTTGGCTGGAGGAGGAATTGGATCGTGTTTTGCCTGCGCAGACGCGCAAGGAAACGCGGGCGTTCTTTGCTAAGGGCAATTCCATAAACGAAAGAGATCGAAAGGAATAG
- a CDS encoding phytanoyl-CoA dioxygenase family protein: protein MSEPQIDMLYADARTQRCITEEQARFFLDNGFLVVKGVLRGEELQTIQDEMEKQVAKGAAGVQDDPDYMYGKGGKTGRSVLRRIEYVIDKSDPMKALLGHPFILRSVEKLQGRNFIPTWDSMVLKMPDEGIVVPWHRDAEVPADCTDPRPIFNVDFYLDSADLATCLWVIPGSNKWSREECKVRINRDGPDGFSTEDAIPVPLEAGDAIFHDIKVLHGSPAGDGNPLRRTVYYEFRPGEIESNYGPHTREYLGLKQQVLLECLDRRAAASYAQGEEPYVYHPDGEFALGERMELVTFRYPHQQYWRS from the coding sequence ATGAGCGAGCCGCAGATCGATATGCTGTATGCCGACGCACGTACGCAACGCTGCATTACAGAGGAGCAAGCCCGGTTTTTTCTGGATAACGGGTTTCTCGTCGTCAAAGGGGTTCTTCGCGGAGAAGAGCTTCAAACCATCCAAGACGAGATGGAGAAGCAAGTGGCCAAAGGCGCCGCGGGCGTCCAAGACGACCCGGACTACATGTACGGCAAAGGCGGCAAGACCGGCCGCAGCGTCCTGCGCCGCATCGAGTACGTCATTGACAAAAGCGATCCGATGAAGGCGCTCCTCGGTCACCCATTTATTCTGCGTTCGGTCGAGAAACTGCAGGGGCGTAATTTCATTCCGACTTGGGATTCCATGGTTCTCAAAATGCCGGACGAAGGCATCGTGGTCCCGTGGCACCGCGACGCGGAAGTTCCGGCCGACTGCACGGATCCCCGTCCGATTTTTAACGTAGACTTTTACTTGGATTCGGCGGACCTCGCGACCTGCCTATGGGTCATCCCCGGCAGCAATAAGTGGTCGCGGGAGGAGTGCAAAGTTCGGATCAACCGGGATGGCCCCGATGGCTTCAGCACGGAAGACGCGATTCCGGTTCCGCTGGAGGCGGGCGACGCCATTTTCCACGACATCAAGGTGCTGCACGGTTCCCCTGCAGGAGACGGCAATCCGTTGCGCCGTACGGTCTATTACGAGTTCCGCCCCGGCGAGATCGAATCGAATTACGGACCGCACACGCGAGAGTACCTCGGACTGAAGCAGCAGGTGCTGCTCGAGTGCTTGGACCGCCGGGCCGCTGCCTCTTATGCTCAAGGCGAGGAGCCGTACGTCTATCATCCGGACGGGGAATTCGCCCTCGGCGAGCGGATGGAGCTGGTTACGTTCCGGTATCCGCATCAACAGTATTGGCGCAGCTAG
- a CDS encoding DoxX family protein: MEDLGLLIIRLVVGLAFAAHGAQKLFGWFGGYGPKGTGGWFESIGIRPGVLAAVMAGAVELFGGLFFAAGLFTAAAAILLALTMVVAIVKVHAKNGFWNTTNGYEFNLILAAVLIGVAFIGAGGYALDALLF; this comes from the coding sequence ATGGAAGATTTGGGCTTGCTTATCATTCGTTTGGTCGTCGGGTTGGCGTTCGCGGCGCATGGCGCGCAGAAATTGTTCGGGTGGTTCGGAGGCTACGGTCCTAAGGGGACCGGCGGCTGGTTCGAATCGATCGGCATTCGGCCCGGCGTTCTCGCCGCCGTCATGGCGGGCGCGGTCGAATTGTTCGGCGGTCTATTTTTCGCCGCAGGACTCTTCACGGCGGCGGCAGCGATTCTGCTTGCGCTCACCATGGTCGTCGCGATCGTGAAGGTGCATGCAAAAAATGGTTTCTGGAACACTACGAACGGGTACGAATTCAACTTGATACTTGCAGCCGTCTTGATCGGCGTCGCCTTCATCGGCGCCGGCGGTTATGCGCTTGACGCTCTGTTATTCTAA
- a CDS encoding helix-turn-helix transcriptional regulator yields the protein MIDEKTERSASDGSSPSETISDLPNFHYPPHITLAHLFHAPKGWAIRNRTMGQYVLQYVVEGRADYPIGGRLYPTVKGDLLFHRPGEPHSILTLEGEPYVCLSLVFHFGAHEFPVHHLFGEKHLLGNYTGTELEKKLNRLVHLYRQPDLSSQLQAQGLLLEALGEAAAGLKKTRTGSTVETRTKAKLLLVQHYIREHYAENVQHRDLEQIAGLSRNYIIVQFKRQFGLTPMQYLTWVRIQKARELALQTSLSVSEIASQVGYSDVHTFGKMFKKKTGTSLSQFCSALVTYKV from the coding sequence ATGATCGATGAGAAAACGGAACGATCGGCATCGGACGGTTCATCGCCGAGCGAAACGATTTCGGACCTGCCTAACTTTCATTATCCGCCGCATATCACACTGGCCCATTTGTTTCATGCACCGAAGGGATGGGCGATTCGCAACCGAACGATGGGGCAATACGTCCTTCAATATGTAGTGGAAGGGAGAGCGGATTACCCGATCGGCGGTCGCTTGTATCCTACCGTTAAGGGCGATCTGCTGTTCCACCGCCCTGGCGAGCCTCATTCCATCCTAACTTTGGAGGGAGAACCGTATGTGTGTTTGTCGCTTGTATTCCACTTCGGGGCGCATGAATTTCCGGTTCATCACCTGTTCGGGGAGAAGCACCTGCTCGGCAACTATACGGGCACGGAGCTGGAGAAAAAACTGAATCGGCTGGTTCACCTGTACCGGCAGCCGGATCTTTCCTCGCAGCTGCAAGCGCAAGGCCTATTGCTCGAAGCGCTCGGAGAGGCTGCGGCAGGGCTGAAGAAGACGCGGACCGGCTCCACGGTGGAGACTCGAACGAAGGCCAAACTGCTGCTGGTGCAACATTACATCCGCGAGCATTACGCCGAGAATGTCCAGCACCGCGACCTTGAACAGATCGCCGGGCTAAGCCGCAACTATATTATCGTGCAATTCAAGCGGCAGTTCGGTCTTACCCCGATGCAGTACTTGACCTGGGTGCGCATCCAGAAGGCGAGGGAGCTGGCGTTGCAGACAAGCCTGTCCGTCAGCGAGATCGCGAGCCAAGTCGGATACTCCGACGTCCACACGTTCGGCAAAATGTTTAAGAAAAAAACGGGTACGAGTCTATCCCAGTTTTGTTCAGCGCTGGTAACCTATAAAGTTTAG
- a CDS encoding phosphohydrolase, protein MREHGDDLMWNHSNDIGLPPAFRSDDKRFEVDGANAARDFLTSRGVPEEYIRLVWDAVALHTTIGIVEYKEAEAALMNFGVGYDVVGKNFDLISAEAREQVVKAFPRDSFKHKILHAFLEGFKHKPETTYGTINADVCEMLLPGYKRPNFCHSVLHSRWDD, encoded by the coding sequence TTGCGCGAGCATGGCGACGATCTAATGTGGAACCACTCGAATGATATTGGACTTCCCCCTGCTTTCCGAAGCGATGACAAACGCTTTGAGGTCGATGGCGCTAATGCCGCCCGCGATTTTCTTACAAGTCGCGGCGTTCCGGAAGAGTATATTCGGCTGGTATGGGATGCTGTAGCTCTTCATACGACAATAGGAATCGTCGAATATAAGGAAGCCGAAGCGGCGCTTATGAATTTTGGCGTAGGTTATGATGTGGTGGGAAAAAACTTCGACCTCATCTCCGCAGAAGCGCGCGAGCAAGTCGTCAAGGCGTTTCCTCGGGACAGCTTCAAGCACAAGATACTGCATGCTTTCTTGGAGGGCTTCAAACACAAACCGGAAACGACATACGGCACGATAAACGCCGACGTGTGCGAGATGCTTCTTCCGGGTTATAAACGGCCCAACTTTTGCCACAGCGTTCTTCATTCCAGATGGGATGATTAG
- a CDS encoding MarR family winged helix-turn-helix transcriptional regulator has product MSERDLSLKLFVVLTKAHKVIMDRAVKDMKRNGLSAAEFSILELLYHKGKMPLQRVGDTILVSSGGVTYTVDKLEEKGYLCRVSCPEDRRITYAELTEAGKALLDRIFPSHAKKIEALMSALTTEEKQIAILLLKKAGLHAKEH; this is encoded by the coding sequence ATGAGCGAACGGGACCTATCGTTGAAGTTGTTCGTCGTGCTAACCAAGGCGCATAAGGTCATAATGGACCGCGCGGTGAAGGATATGAAGCGGAACGGATTGTCCGCCGCCGAATTCAGCATTTTGGAGCTGTTGTATCATAAGGGCAAGATGCCCTTGCAGCGCGTCGGGGATACGATCCTCGTCAGCAGCGGCGGGGTCACGTACACGGTGGATAAGCTGGAGGAGAAAGGATATTTATGCCGGGTATCATGCCCGGAGGATCGCAGAATCACTTACGCGGAGCTCACCGAAGCCGGTAAAGCGCTATTGGATCGGATCTTTCCGAGCCATGCGAAGAAAATCGAAGCTCTTATGAGTGCGTTGACGACGGAGGAGAAGCAAATCGCGATCCTCTTGTTGAAGAAAGCGGGGCTCCATGCGAAGGAGCATTAA
- a CDS encoding DUF3231 family protein, which produces MKIQLNASEIANLWTTDMNNLVYIFSIPYYMNQCEDEEIRSIIELALEISQDIVGNVEKIFKQENFPLPFGFTEEDVYLHTPRLYSDQFALLQYNTLAENGLMLYGLSLATSTRSDVRDFFTHCISLTTKLYNRSKDLLERRGLVNSAPTIPFPERAEFAHDQGFLTGWFGDRRPLNVIEINQLVFNSRGAAFACAKLMSYSQIAGSKELREFFVTGKEMFGKHFEVFTSLLREDDLPSQMTYESEVTNSTVPPFSDKMMMFFIMSLGSVFLSRYGTAIGLCNRRDIGLHFTRLMAESAAYLEDAANIMIKNGWMEQPPQATARKALAENR; this is translated from the coding sequence ATGAAAATACAATTAAATGCTTCGGAAATTGCAAACCTCTGGACAACGGATATGAATAATTTAGTGTATATTTTCTCCATACCTTATTACATGAACCAATGCGAGGATGAAGAAATTCGTTCCATTATCGAATTGGCATTGGAAATTTCGCAGGACATTGTCGGCAATGTAGAAAAAATTTTCAAACAAGAAAACTTTCCTTTGCCGTTCGGATTTACGGAAGAAGATGTATATTTACATACTCCACGGTTATACTCCGACCAATTTGCGCTTCTTCAATACAATACATTAGCCGAGAATGGGTTAATGTTATACGGTCTTTCGTTGGCGACTTCCACTCGTTCGGATGTCCGCGACTTTTTTACTCACTGTATCTCTTTAACAACAAAGCTTTACAATCGAAGTAAAGATTTGTTGGAAAGAAGAGGACTGGTAAATTCCGCGCCGACGATTCCTTTTCCCGAAAGAGCGGAATTTGCTCATGATCAAGGATTTCTAACGGGCTGGTTCGGAGATCGAAGACCTTTAAACGTTATCGAAATTAACCAATTGGTTTTTAATAGTAGAGGCGCGGCTTTCGCGTGCGCAAAGCTCATGTCGTACAGTCAAATAGCGGGATCAAAAGAGCTTCGCGAATTTTTCGTTACAGGAAAGGAAATGTTCGGCAAACACTTTGAGGTATTTACTTCATTACTTAGAGAAGATGATTTGCCTTCCCAAATGACTTACGAATCCGAAGTAACGAACTCGACCGTACCCCCTTTCAGCGATAAAATGATGATGTTTTTCATTATGTCCCTAGGGTCTGTGTTCCTGAGCCGCTATGGCACGGCAATAGGTTTATGTAACCGACGAGATATCGGACTGCATTTCACGCGGTTGATGGCGGAATCGGCCGCGTATTTGGAAGATGCCGCTAACATCATGATCAAAAACGGGTGGATGGAGCAGCCTCCGCAAGCGACGGCTCGAAAAGCGTTAGCGGAAAACAGATAG